One genomic segment of Hordeum vulgare subsp. vulgare chromosome 2H, MorexV3_pseudomolecules_assembly, whole genome shotgun sequence includes these proteins:
- the LOC123426350 gene encoding probable WRKY transcription factor 57 — protein sequence MAGVACGGGDWPFSAEEAYADSSALLAEIGWAAGFVDDGCAGELLPPLDLPPATPAGSMEGAGASSSSTDDGATREAADADGRPAAATEAASKPAPAPAPGKAMKKQKRARQPRFAFMTKTEIDNLEDGYRWRKYGQKAVKNSPFPRSYYRCTNNKCTVKKRVERSSEDPSVVITTYEGQHCHHTVTFPRGAGAATLASQMAFSAHHHHLMYNDLPALHSPTAQNPLFSVSAMSSSLLQPLHCNRQELQVASYTAQTSSISSPGSVPAVDKGLLDDMVPPSMRHG from the exons ATGGCCGGCGTCGCGTGCGGCGGGGGGGACTGGCCCTTCTCCGCCGAGGAAGCGTACGCCGATTCCTCTGCGCTGTTGGCGGAGATCGGCTGGGCGGCCGGTTTCGTGGACGATGGCTGCGCCGGGGAGCTGCTTCCGCCGCTGGATCTGCCTCCGGCGACGCCGGCGGGGTCCATGGAAGGGGCCGGCGCGTCGTCGAGCTCCACCGATGACGGTGCAACGCGGGAGGCTGCGGACGCCGACGGGAGGCCGGCCGCCGCGACAGAGGCAGC GAGCAAACCGGCGCCAGCGCCGGCCCCGGGGAAGGCGATGAAAAAGCAGAAGCGGGCGCGACAGCCGCGGTTCGCGTTCATGACTAAGACGGAGATCGACAACCTCGAGGACGGATACCGCTGGAGGAAGTACGGCCAGAAGGCCGTCAAGAACAGCCCTTTCCCAAG GAGCTACTACCGATGCACCAACAACAAGTGCACGGTGAAGAAGCGCGTGGAGCGCTCCTCCGAAGACCCCTCCGTCGTCATCACCACGTACGAGGGCCAGCACTGCCACCACACCGTCACGTTCCCCCGCGGCGCCGGCGCCGCCACCCTCGCCAGTCAGATGGCCTTCTCcgcacaccaccaccacctcatgTACAATGACTTGCCGGCACTGCACTCGCCAACCGCTCAAAACCCTCTCTTCAGCGTGTCGGCGATGTCGTCGTCGCTGCTCCAGCCGCTACACTGCAACCGACAGGAGCTGCAAGTTGCGAGCTACACAGCCCAGACATCATCCATCTCGTCGCCGGGGAGTGTTCCCGCCGTCGACAAGGGGCTTCTCGATGACATGGTGCCTCCATCGATGAGGCATGGATAG